A genomic segment from Neobacillus sp. YX16 encodes:
- a CDS encoding LLM class flavin-dependent oxidoreductase, which produces MTKKLELSVLDPSPIVEGGSAELSLQNTLELAKKTEQWGYKRFWLAEHHNWAGMASSASPIVIGRVASVTEKMRIGSGAMLLSHYSPLSVAEQFGTLETFFPGRIDLGLGRAPGTDQYTANVLRQRVAGEPEFDARLQELIAYLYGTGTATKNGSFSFHAIPGEKTNVPIWLLGSGFYSAQLAGMLGLPFSFAGHFAPGNMMEAIKLYRDSFRPSQFLEEPYVLLAVQVVAADEKQEAQRLATSMYQKFLLLTRGQPSPILPPVNNMDELWNDNERRAVEEQLFTSIIGDPAGVKQQLHELIEKTDADEIMAHTEIFDHRARLRSYEILAQAAVN; this is translated from the coding sequence ATGACAAAGAAATTAGAACTTTCAGTACTAGATCCCTCCCCAATTGTCGAGGGAGGATCAGCCGAACTTTCCCTTCAAAACACTCTTGAACTAGCAAAGAAAACAGAGCAATGGGGATATAAACGGTTTTGGCTTGCTGAACATCATAATTGGGCAGGAATGGCGAGTTCAGCATCCCCGATCGTAATTGGGCGAGTAGCCTCTGTCACGGAAAAAATGCGTATTGGATCAGGCGCAATGCTGCTTTCCCATTATTCTCCTCTTTCCGTTGCTGAGCAATTTGGAACATTAGAAACCTTCTTCCCTGGCCGGATCGACCTTGGATTGGGGCGGGCACCTGGCACCGACCAATATACAGCAAATGTATTGCGGCAGCGGGTTGCTGGTGAACCTGAATTTGATGCCCGTCTTCAGGAGCTTATCGCATATCTTTATGGTACAGGAACAGCCACTAAGAATGGTTCATTTAGTTTTCACGCCATTCCCGGCGAAAAAACAAATGTGCCAATTTGGCTGTTAGGTTCAGGGTTTTATAGTGCACAATTGGCTGGAATGCTAGGGTTACCATTCTCTTTCGCGGGACATTTTGCTCCAGGTAACATGATGGAGGCCATAAAACTGTACCGGGATTCTTTTCGTCCGTCTCAATTTTTGGAGGAGCCTTATGTACTGTTAGCCGTTCAAGTGGTGGCTGCTGATGAGAAACAGGAGGCACAAAGGCTTGCCACTTCGATGTATCAAAAATTTCTTTTGTTAACCCGCGGACAGCCTTCGCCCATTTTGCCTCCTGTTAATAATATGGACGAGCTTTGGAACGATAATGAACGCAGGGCGGTTGAAGAACAGCTTTTCACTTCCATCATCGGGGACCCTGCAGGTGTGAAGCAACAGCTCCATGAGTTAATAGAAAAGACTGACGCTGATGAAATTATGGCTCACACAGAGATTTTTGATCATAGGGCACGGCTGCGCTCTTATGAAATTTTGGCTCAGGCTGCAGTAAATTAA